In Macaca nemestrina isolate mMacNem1 chromosome 9, mMacNem.hap1, whole genome shotgun sequence, a single genomic region encodes these proteins:
- the LOC105486621 gene encoding beta-microseminoprotein, translated as MNVLLGGFVIFATFVTLCNASCSFIPNEGFPGDSTRECTDLKGNKHPINSKWKTDNCERCTCYKTEIICCTLIATPVGYDKKNCQRIFKKEDCKYIVVEKKNPKKTCPINQWIL; from the exons ATG AATGTTCTCCTGGGCGGCTTCGTGATCTTTGCCACCTTCGTGACTTTATGCAATGCATCGTGCTCTTTCATACCTAATGAGGGATTTCCAGGAGATTCTACCAGGG AATGCACGGATCTCAAAGGAAACAAACACCCGATAAACTCGAAGTGGAAGACTGACAACTGTGAGAGATGCACTTGCTACAAAACAGAAATTATCTGTTGCACCCT TATTGCTACACCTGTGGGTTATGACAAAAAAAATTGCCAGAGAATCTTCAAGAAGGAGGACTGCAAGTATATTGTGGTGGAGAAGAAGAACCCAAAAAAGACCTGTCCTATCAATCAATGGATACTCTAA